The genomic stretch CAGAGATGCACCCAACCTTTGCTGCGGATATGCTAGCTGAGATGTCAACGGATGACGCAGTTGATGTTTTAAACGAGTTGGATAAAGAGCAAGTAGCGAGCTATTTAACCATTATGGATGAAGAAGCAGCGGATGAAATTAAAGAATTACTTCACTATGAAGAGTACACGGCCGGCAGTATCATGACAACAGAGTTTATCGCAATTAAAGCAAACCAAACGGTTCGCTCTGCGATGCAAATTTTAAGGAGAGAAGCTCCAGGAGCTGAAACCATTTACTATACGTTTGTTGTGGATGAACAAAAACATTTAGTAGGTGTTATTTCCTTAAGGGACTTAATTGTTGCAGATGAAGAAACCATGATTAGTGATGTCATGAGTGAACGTGTTGTATCGGTATCCGTTGCGGAAGACCAAGAAGAAGTTGCACGCATTATGAGGGACTATAATTTCTTAGCGTTACCCGTAGTAGACTTTCAGCAGCACCTTCTTGGAATCATTACCGTCGATGATGTGATTGATGTAATGGATGAAGAAGCATCTGACGATTACTCTAAACTCGCAGGTCTTAGCGACGTAGACGATACGGCAAGCAACAACCCTTTTAATGCAGCTAAAAAGCGTTTACCTTGGTTAATTATTCTTTTGTTTTTAGGTTTGATGACGGCGAGTTTAATTGGGCGTTTTGAGGATACGCTAAATCAAGTAGCTATTTTAGCAATCTTTATTCCTTTAATTGGCGGAATGGCAGGGAACACCGGTACTCAAGCGCTAGCCGTAGCCGTTCGGGGAATTGCAACCGGAGAAATTCAAGAAGAAGGAAAATTAAAGCTTCTCATTCGTGAAGCATTAACAGGTCTAATTACAGGAGGATTCTCTGGTATTGCCGTAACGCTAATTGTATACGTATGGCAGGGTGACTTGATTTTAGGAGCGCTGGTTGGCATTTCTATATTTGCAACGCTAACTGTTGCAACGATAACGGGCGCATTTATCCCGCTATTCATGCATCGTTTGAAGATTGACCCTGCGGTGGCATCTGGACCGTTTATTACTACGATTAATGATCTTATTAGTATTTTAATTTACTTTGGATTAGCAACAACTTTTATGAGCTATTTAAAATAGAGTTGTTGACAGATTAGGCATCGCCTTTTATGCTTGACATTTAAATTTAACACTGGCTTAATATACTTTCATTATACTAAGCAGGTGAAGGAAAAGGAGGGAAAAGTAGATGGAACATCATGCATCCGTAACCTCACTTGTTATTGTAATTACGGTCGCTTTTTTAACACCAATTCTACTTCATCGCTTTAAACTCAACGTTATCCCTGTTGTAGTAGCTGAAATTATTATGGGGTTAATTATCGGAAAAAGTGGATTTGATCTCGTTCAACAAGATATGTGGTTAGAGACGTTGTCTACCCTTGGCTTTATCTTTTTAATGTTTTTAAGCGGGCTAGAAATTGATTTTTCTGCATTTGCAGGTGGACAAAAGAAGGAAAAGACGAAATCAGGTAAAACGATCCCAAATTCGTTTGCTGTATCAACCATTGTATTTATTGCTATTTTTGCTGTTTCCTTGTTATTATCCTATATCTTTGTCTGGACAGGGTTTATTGACAATGCGTTTCTAATGACGCTTATTATTTCAACGATTTCACTTGGCGTTGTTGTTCCAACGCTAAAGGATGCCCAGATTATGAAGAAGTCCATTGGGCAAACCATCTTACTTATTGCAGTTATTGCAGATCTTGTGACGATGATTCTTCTTGCTGTTTTTGCATCAATTTATGCAGAGTCGGGAGGAGGAAACACATGGTTACTGCTTATTCTGTTTGCTGCCGGTGTTCTCTTCTACTTTATCGGTAAGCAGTTTAAGCATCGCTCATTCCTTGAAACAATGTCTAAAGGAACGGTTCAGATTGATACGCGGGCAGTATTTGCTCTTATTATTATCCTAGTGGGACTTTCTGAATCAATTGGAGCGGAAAATATCTTAGGAGCCTTTTTAGCGGGTGTGCTTGTATCACTGCTTGCTCCAGATAAAAATCTCGTGCATAAACTAGATTCCTTCGGCTACGGGTTTTTAATTCCCATCTTTTTTGTAATGGTTGGAGTAGACCTTGATATTTGGTCGTTGTTTGGAGATTCAAAAGTACTTCTTCTAATGCCTTTATTGCTGTTAGCTTTATTGTTATCAAAGCTGTTACCAGTAATGATTATGCGCATTTGGTACGATACAAAAACAGTGTTGGCATCAGGCTTTCTATTAACATCAACGCTTTCACTCGTTATTGCCGCAGCTACGGTTGGTGAAAATATTGGTGTCATTGATTCACAGATGTCAGGGGCTCTCATTCTAGTAGCGGTCATTACGTGTATTATTACGCCAATCGTCTTTAGAAAGCTGTTTCCAAAGCCAGAAATCAATGACAAGAAGCTTAAAATCAACATGCTTGGTGCGAATCAATTTACCCTACCAGTAATTCGAGATCTTGATTTAAATATGTATGACGTAACGATTTATCATACATCAAATGAAAAGCTAGATAACCGTACGTCTGACACTGTTTTTAATATTAATGATATTGAATCTTATGATGTGGACTATCTAAAAAAACAAGGTATTTTAGATACAGATGTACTCGTTGTTACAACAGGAGAAGAAGAGCGCAATACATCAATTGCTTTAGCTGCCAAAGAATATGGGACAGGTCGAGTCATTGCGCGTGTTGAAACGCCAGAACTCGATGAAAAGCTAAAAGCAAATCAAGTGGAAGTCTTCTCTGTACTATTATCAACCACAGCGCTATTAAAAGCGTTAATTGAGTCACCTACGGTTTTAAATATTTTAACGAACCAAGAGTCGGCTCTTTACCAAATCAATATGCGTAACCCAAAATATCAGGGAGTAGAGCTTCGTAAATTTCCATTTACGGGTGATGTCATCTTTGTTCGTATCTTTAGAGGGAAAGACTCCATCGTTCCTCACGGCGATACGGAACTTGCGTTAGATGACCGGTTGATTGTAACGGGATCACGTTCCTACGTAAATGAGCTCAAAATGCTTTTAGAGTATAAAATTCGTTAATAAAAATAAGCCTTTCAGTCAATAAGCTATCCGGAAAACTGAGAGTTAACTCTTAATTTTCCGGGTTTTTTAATATGTAAGCTAATTTAAAAGAGTAGTGAAGAGAAATGAAGCGAACTTGTACCTGTATTAGAAACGTCATAATTTGTCTTTAAAAAGCGAGCATTTTATTATGTCTCAGCTTCTTTTGTAGATATAAATGATAGCTTTTTAGACTTCTCCTATGTTATACTTATATTAATACCAGGTACTAATAACTTGTAATAAGTAGGAGGATATTAAAAGATGTTAAAAAGCTTATCCTTAGAGAACCGCACATTTGTTGTTATGGGAGTAGCAAATAAACGAAGCATTGCGTGGGGAATTGCTCGTTCATTGCACGAAGCAGGCGCACGTTTAGTATTTACATATGCGGGAGAACGCTTAGAGAAAAATGTTCGCGATCTTGCAGCTTCATTAGAGCGTGAAGATACGCTTGTATTACCTTGTGACGTAACACAAGATGAAGACATTAAAGCATGTTTCACAAAAATTAAAGAAGAAGTAGGCCATATTCATGGCGTAGCACATTGTATTGCGTTTGCAAATCGCGAAGATTTAGATGGCAATTTTGTAGATACGTCTCGTGATGGTTTCCTTTTAGCTCACAATATTAGCTCATATTCACTTACAGCTGTTGCTCGTGAAGCAAAAGAGCTAATGACAGAAGGCGGAAGCATCGTAACCCTAACTTATTTAGGCGGAGAGCGCGTTGTTCAGAACTATAACGTAATGGGCGTAGCTAAAGCTTCATTAGATGCTAGCGTACGCTATTTAGCTTCAGACTTAGGTCAGCACGGTATTCGCGTTAACTCAATTTCTGCAGGACCAATTCGTACGTTATCTGCAAAAGGAATTAGCGACTTTAACTCAATTTTAAAACAAATTGAAGAGCGTGCACCGCTTCGTCGCACAACAACTCCAGAAGAAGTTGGAGATACGGCAACATTCTTATTCAGCGATCTATCACGTGGAATTACAGGCGAAAACCTACACGTGGATTCTGGTTTCCATATTATTGGACGTTAATCGTTCTTGTAAGAGCGCTACAACATGTAGCGCTCTTTTTTTGTATGGTCATAAAAAAAGAAACAAGTTTTCTAGAAAGCAAGCATACATTTTTAAGAGAACGATAACAAGCAATGGGAGGTATGCTTCATGACTGACTCTCGCTCAAGGTCCGAAGACAACGAGCCTTTAATGTATATTGTGCAGCCCACTCAAGCACAAACAACAAGATCGATGCAATATTTTTATAGTTCAAAGCAAAACGAAAAAGAGCAGCAGCCTTTAAAAGAAGAACCAACTTTCTCACCTATTCAGGACGTAAAATCACAGGAAGTTAAGCCTGAGAAAGCTGGGTTACCTGCGAATGTTCATAAACACAAAGAGCAAAAGAAACCAAATAAAGCATTTCAATATATGAACATTAGTGAAAAAATTAATTTTCTATGTGGATTTCCAAAACATATGGCACAGCCCATTTGTGAAATAAGCGTAGAAGGAAAGTCATTTATTGGAACGATTGTAGAATTTGCAGACGGTGAATTATCGATTTTAGTTCCCCCACATGACAAGCCCAATCGTGTGCCTGTCAAAGATATTATAACGATTTCAATTGTTAAGATTTAAAGAAGCAAAAAGCTAACAAACGAATTTTTCTTGTTAGCTTTTTTCAGTAAAGGTGGGTTTCACATGACCTGGATTTATTTATTTTTATTTGTTTTTGCTACGTTTCGCCTCACAAGGCTGATTGTATTTGATAAAATCACAGGTTTTATTCGCCAGCCGTTTCACGAAATGGTTAAGGAAGTTGATGAACAAGGCAATGAAATGACTTACTTAACAGTAAAGGGAAAAGGGCTTAGGAAATGGATTGGAGAACTCTTAAGCTGTTATTGGTGTACGGGCATGTGGTGTGCAATTGCAATTTATGCAGGCTACACGTTTTTTCCACAGGTAGCTATTCCAGCAATCATTATTTTAGCCATTGCTGGATGTGCAGGCATTATTGAATCATTTATGAAATAAATGGACGGGCATAGAAAAAACAATCGACTTACAGCCGATTGTTTTTTATTCTTCTGTCGGAAGAGTGAGGACGATTTTATTTAGAAAAGGGATGCCTTGCTTCCATTCTTCACTGTAAAAATAACCTTCTACAATAACAAAAGATGAGCTTAGTTCTTTTGGAACGAGAAGCTGAAATGATTCAAAGCGCAATGGCTGATTAGGTGCTAGCTGGGCAGAGCGGGTAGGTCTAATCCAATATTCACCCTCTTGTTTGATTCTTTCTCGCCATTTTGGATGAGCATACTTCCACTGAATGGCTGATGGTGGAATAGTGGAATCTTCAATTTCTTTTTCATCCACAATCTTTCCAATTAGTGCTACGTTTTCGTGAGGTTTTACTTTTAAGCAGATAACGGGTGAAGTAAGCGGTTTGCTTGTTTGATTTGTAATTATAGCGTTTCCAAGGATCATCATTTCTTCCTCATCTGGAGTTGGCAACAAGACAGAGTGTTGAAAATAACTAATGACGTCAGTCGCTTGAAAGCGATCAACTTTTACTTCTACACGCTTTTCTACCACTTTCTCAACAGGCTTTTCGATGATTTTCTCAATGACTTTTTCTTCGATAATGGGCTGCTTGCGAGAAATTCTTTCTTTTAAAGACTCAATGATAATAGCTTGCTCTGAGTGCTCATTTTTAAGATGATAAAGCTCTCTTTCAAGCTCTTCAAGCTCTGTATCTTTGTCATTGACTGAATAGGCTTCAGCGTGTTTGTTTTTCCAAAACGAGGCGTTTTCTTTCTCTCGGTCGAGTGCTCGTTCCAGCTGTCTCAGCTGATTTTCATAATTTTTTAGTTCAGATTTATAGTGAATGAGCTTTTGGCGCATTACCATTGAATCATCTTTAGATGAAGGGGACATTATATAATCTCCTTTCGTAACGTAGCTATCAATATTTCATATGTATGCGAAGCAATGGCTATCAATGAAAAAAGAGGAGAAAAATTCTCCTCTGATTATGCATTGACTTATTCGAATTCGTATTCTCCGCCGTGATCTTCTTCATGTGAGTGATGAGTGCCAGGGAATAACTCGTGACATTGTGGTGGATGAATAATTGGTCCGCATCCTAACGTTTCTAGAAGTTCTGGGCGAGGGTGGCAATAGCTACCTTCTACTTCAATATTTACATAACGCTCTACTTGAACACTAACGCAAAGCATCATTTCTAAATCTAAGCTTTCGAATCCACCAGTTGGTAATGATCGAACGTCTCCTTGACCATCAAAGTTGTCTAAACGTACAACTGGATATGTGCCTTCTGGTGCACATAAGTAGAAGCGCTGTGTTGTAGACCATGGTACTACTGGTGACAAGTAACAGCTTGGCGTACCTAGATCGTCACAACCGAACTCATCTCTTGTAAATTTGATACGACAGAAACCATTCATAGATAGTTTCACTTCGTGTAGAGTAACTACTTCTCCATCAGGTAATAAAATTTCTTTGTGTTTGCGTCCATGTTTTTTACATGTTGGAATTTCAATCACTTCTGCAATTGCATCTTCATCGTTTAAATCAAGCGGGTTGCCTGCTGCATCTGTTAAGATAACCTCAACGTCTACATAAGGTGATGTAGGATCAAAGTTGCCAAACTCTAATGAACCGTTGCTATAAAGACGCTCTAAAGAGATTTCACGCTTCACCCAATCATATACTTTAGGAACGCGAATACATAATGAATCTAAATGTTCTCCCATTCTTTTTTACCTCCTAATCGTAATTGTCCTTCCTTTATGCTATTCGTTAACTAGGTATCGGACTACTATAGTGTATGAATGACCCGGTTTTGTGTGACCGTGACAAAAGCGGAATTTAGAAAAGTTTGCTGCATGCATAAAATTTGAAGGAAATAATAAACTCACTTACAGCATATTCATATTAAGAAAAAGTGTTATTCATCTAGAAAGAAATTTTATGAGTAATTAGCTTACATGAAGGAGTGAATCGCTGTGGCTGAAGTAAAAGTAAGAGAATATATTGCAAGCTTAAAAGCTGAGTTAGAGTTTTATAAGGAAGAATA from Bacillus sp. 1780r2a1 encodes the following:
- a CDS encoding DUF1360 domain-containing protein; its protein translation is MTWIYLFLFVFATFRLTRLIVFDKITGFIRQPFHEMVKEVDEQGNEMTYLTVKGKGLRKWIGELLSCYWCTGMWCAIAIYAGYTFFPQVAIPAIIILAIAGCAGIIESFMK
- the mgtE gene encoding magnesium transporter, whose product is MTESMEREEQKRLQEDLINLLKENKIDAFREEFLEMHPYDQGQFFEELDEDLRFALYEMLSPEEMADIFEQVEVPEEDYQDLLSEMHPTFAADMLAEMSTDDAVDVLNELDKEQVASYLTIMDEEAADEIKELLHYEEYTAGSIMTTEFIAIKANQTVRSAMQILRREAPGAETIYYTFVVDEQKHLVGVISLRDLIVADEETMISDVMSERVVSVSVAEDQEEVARIMRDYNFLALPVVDFQQHLLGIITVDDVIDVMDEEASDDYSKLAGLSDVDDTASNNPFNAAKKRLPWLIILLFLGLMTASLIGRFEDTLNQVAILAIFIPLIGGMAGNTGTQALAVAVRGIATGEIQEEGKLKLLIREALTGLITGGFSGIAVTLIVYVWQGDLILGALVGISIFATLTVATITGAFIPLFMHRLKIDPAVASGPFITTINDLISILIYFGLATTFMSYLK
- a CDS encoding spore coat CotO family protein, encoding MTDSRSRSEDNEPLMYIVQPTQAQTTRSMQYFYSSKQNEKEQQPLKEEPTFSPIQDVKSQEVKPEKAGLPANVHKHKEQKKPNKAFQYMNISEKINFLCGFPKHMAQPICEISVEGKSFIGTIVEFADGELSILVPPHDKPNRVPVKDIITISIVKI
- the fabI gene encoding enoyl-ACP reductase FabI — encoded protein: MLKSLSLENRTFVVMGVANKRSIAWGIARSLHEAGARLVFTYAGERLEKNVRDLAASLEREDTLVLPCDVTQDEDIKACFTKIKEEVGHIHGVAHCIAFANREDLDGNFVDTSRDGFLLAHNISSYSLTAVAREAKELMTEGGSIVTLTYLGGERVVQNYNVMGVAKASLDASVRYLASDLGQHGIRVNSISAGPIRTLSAKGISDFNSILKQIEERAPLRRTTTPEEVGDTATFLFSDLSRGITGENLHVDSGFHIIGR
- a CDS encoding monovalent cation:proton antiporter family protein, whose product is MEHHASVTSLVIVITVAFLTPILLHRFKLNVIPVVVAEIIMGLIIGKSGFDLVQQDMWLETLSTLGFIFLMFLSGLEIDFSAFAGGQKKEKTKSGKTIPNSFAVSTIVFIAIFAVSLLLSYIFVWTGFIDNAFLMTLIISTISLGVVVPTLKDAQIMKKSIGQTILLIAVIADLVTMILLAVFASIYAESGGGNTWLLLILFAAGVLFYFIGKQFKHRSFLETMSKGTVQIDTRAVFALIIILVGLSESIGAENILGAFLAGVLVSLLAPDKNLVHKLDSFGYGFLIPIFFVMVGVDLDIWSLFGDSKVLLLMPLLLLALLLSKLLPVMIMRIWYDTKTVLASGFLLTSTLSLVIAAATVGENIGVIDSQMSGALILVAVITCIITPIVFRKLFPKPEINDKKLKINMLGANQFTLPVIRDLDLNMYDVTIYHTSNEKLDNRTSDTVFNINDIESYDVDYLKKQGILDTDVLVVTTGEEERNTSIALAAKEYGTGRVIARVETPELDEKLKANQVEVFSVLLSTTALLKALIESPTVLNILTNQESALYQINMRNPKYQGVELRKFPFTGDVIFVRIFRGKDSIVPHGDTELALDDRLIVTGSRSYVNELKMLLEYKIR